A single Pseudobacteroides sp. DNA region contains:
- a CDS encoding ferritin family protein produces the protein MGFSSENKNEVEMTTYDRLLRAWENSKEMVRDFEMYSKRIEDEEIKEVFKKFAEDEGMHATKLRELMLNYENHGDNQ, from the coding sequence AACAAAAATGAAGTGGAAATGACTACCTATGATAGACTTTTAAGGGCTTGGGAAAACTCAAAAGAGATGGTTAGGGATTTTGAAATGTATTCAAAAAGGATTGAGGATGAAGAAATAAAAGAGGTTTTCAAGAAGTTTGCTGAAGATGAGGGAATGCATGCTACCAAGCTCAGAGAGCTCATGCTAAACTATGAAAACCACGGCGATAACCAGTAA